One genomic window of Micrococcus flavus includes the following:
- a CDS encoding phosphoribosyltransferase family protein: MTGTARPDRTSLLEGIVDLVLPADCAVCARPGTRLCAGCAAEVGRRLAVPRRAEEAALALPLGPDGTPLPVTAAGTYAEELATAVLAFKDHHALVLRPLLADALARAVAVARLDPSVPRAAHALLVPVPGGAAGHRRRGYDPLGELTGALPPAWVRRDLVVAPRLGVPRPPWAAGAASAHAGADARQRRGRDRGWRARPGRVRPGTPVLLVDDVLTTGATLAALAAAVRAAGADPVGAVVLAAVAPPRHPRGGAEG, from the coding sequence ATGACAGGCACCGCCCGACCGGACCGGACCTCCCTGCTCGAGGGGATCGTGGACCTCGTGCTCCCCGCCGACTGCGCGGTGTGCGCCCGCCCCGGGACCCGGCTGTGCGCGGGGTGCGCGGCGGAGGTGGGGCGTCGGCTGGCCGTGCCCCGCCGGGCGGAGGAGGCGGCCCTGGCGCTGCCCCTGGGCCCGGACGGGACTCCGCTGCCGGTCACGGCGGCCGGGACGTACGCCGAGGAGCTGGCGACGGCGGTGCTCGCCTTCAAGGACCACCACGCCCTGGTGTTGCGCCCCCTGCTGGCCGACGCGCTCGCGCGCGCCGTCGCCGTGGCCCGGCTCGACCCGTCCGTGCCCCGGGCCGCGCACGCCCTGCTCGTGCCGGTGCCCGGCGGGGCGGCCGGGCACCGGAGGCGCGGCTACGACCCGCTCGGCGAGCTCACCGGTGCCCTGCCGCCGGCGTGGGTGCGGCGGGATCTCGTCGTGGCCCCACGGCTCGGCGTGCCGCGGCCGCCGTGGGCGGCCGGCGCAGCATCCGCCCACGCCGGTGCGGACGCGCGGCAGCGCCGGGGTCGGGACCGCGGCTGGCGGGCGCGCCCCGGGCGCGTGCGTCCGGGCACCCCCGTGCTCCTGGTGGACGACGTCCTCACCACGGGGGCGACCCTCGCTGCGCTGGCCGCCGCGGTGCGCGCGGCGGGAGCCGACCCGGTGGGCGCCGTGGTGCTCGCAGCCGTCGCACCCCCGCGTCACCCGCGCGGCGGGGCGGAGGGCTGA
- a CDS encoding LpqB family beta-propeller domain-containing protein: protein MTPPASRPALRRARSVAAAVLALALALSGCAQVPQSSAVRSGAPLDTGGGPENVPQFHPPGPAEGASAEQVVRGFVLAGTAPEDGYAIARQHLAGEAVERWDPARTTVVYSGEPTLVRGQTEGTWELQLEVAAEVDEYGLRTEAPTGTTRGWEVTVEEVAGEPRITSLPDGTLLSTTQFAQLFAPQTLYFYDQTRTYAVPDIRWFVNRRGTVTSLARALLHGPAPYLTGAVDTAFPLRTGGDLSSPSVPVSEAGVATVDLAPATAEGADTEQLFRMREQMELTLTGVAGVDRVEVTVDGRPLTPASGGTAPPAALTEASVGTVQVGVDAATDDLVLFQGLAVSPAGGVPDVSDLRPVAPTMDRDRTRFAFLDPSRTALHLAVADGGRSTVLQGSALTSPSMDTHGWAWTVDRGADARVYAVPADASGPRRVVSVPWLEDGESIVDLHVGFSGTRAALVVADGSGDRSLRVAGIVRGDDAVPTALTEPVRVPTQVPPDLALWAGEESMVVTRVASDAEDRVRPEIVSLDGTSRVLNPLAGLQGISSGDDGALYAETPDDVFLLVGSSWRAQELQRPVRDLSFPG from the coding sequence ATGACCCCTCCCGCCTCTCGTCCCGCCCTCCGTCGGGCCCGGTCCGTGGCGGCAGCCGTCCTAGCGCTGGCCCTGGCCCTGTCCGGCTGCGCCCAGGTGCCGCAGTCCTCGGCGGTGCGCAGCGGCGCCCCCCTGGACACCGGCGGCGGTCCGGAGAACGTGCCGCAGTTCCACCCGCCGGGCCCGGCGGAGGGCGCCTCCGCCGAGCAGGTGGTGCGGGGGTTCGTGCTGGCCGGGACGGCACCCGAAGACGGGTACGCGATCGCGCGGCAGCACCTGGCGGGCGAGGCCGTGGAGCGCTGGGACCCCGCCCGCACCACGGTCGTGTACTCCGGCGAGCCCACCCTGGTCCGGGGTCAGACCGAGGGGACGTGGGAGCTGCAGCTGGAGGTGGCCGCGGAGGTGGACGAGTACGGTCTGCGCACCGAGGCGCCGACCGGCACCACGCGCGGCTGGGAGGTCACCGTGGAGGAGGTGGCCGGCGAGCCGCGCATCACCTCCCTGCCGGACGGAACGCTGCTGTCCACCACGCAGTTCGCTCAGCTGTTCGCCCCCCAGACCCTGTACTTCTACGACCAGACCCGCACCTACGCGGTCCCGGACATCCGCTGGTTCGTCAACCGCCGCGGCACCGTCACCTCGCTCGCCCGCGCCCTGCTGCACGGCCCGGCGCCCTACCTCACGGGCGCCGTCGACACGGCATTCCCGCTGCGCACGGGCGGCGACCTCTCGAGCCCCTCCGTCCCGGTCTCCGAGGCCGGGGTCGCGACGGTCGACCTCGCCCCGGCCACCGCGGAGGGCGCGGACACCGAGCAGCTGTTCCGCATGCGCGAGCAGATGGAGCTCACCCTGACGGGCGTCGCGGGCGTGGACCGCGTGGAGGTGACGGTCGACGGACGCCCCCTGACGCCGGCGAGCGGCGGCACGGCGCCGCCGGCGGCGTTGACGGAGGCGTCCGTGGGCACGGTGCAGGTCGGCGTGGACGCCGCGACCGACGACCTGGTGCTGTTCCAGGGGCTGGCCGTCTCGCCCGCCGGGGGCGTCCCCGACGTCTCCGACCTGCGCCCCGTGGCGCCGACGATGGACCGGGACCGCACCCGTTTCGCCTTCCTGGACCCGTCCCGAACGGCGCTCCACCTCGCCGTCGCGGACGGCGGTCGGTCCACCGTGCTCCAGGGATCGGCCCTCACCTCTCCCAGCATGGACACGCACGGCTGGGCCTGGACGGTGGACCGCGGCGCCGACGCACGCGTCTACGCCGTGCCGGCGGACGCCTCCGGACCGCGGCGCGTGGTCAGCGTCCCGTGGCTCGAGGACGGGGAGAGCATCGTCGACCTGCACGTGGGCTTCAGCGGGACGCGGGCCGCCCTTGTCGTCGCCGACGGCAGCGGCGACCGCTCCCTGCGCGTCGCCGGGATCGTGCGCGGGGACGACGCCGTGCCCACCGCCCTCACGGAGCCGGTGCGGGTGCCCACCCAGGTGCCGCCCGACCTGGCGCTCTGGGCGGGCGAGGAGAGCATGGTGGTCACCCGCGTGGCGTCCGACGCGGAGGACCGGGTGCGGCCGGAGATCGTGTCCCTCGACGGGACCTCGCGTGTCCTGAACCCGCTGGCCGGGCTGCAGGGGATCTCCTCTGGCGACGACGGCGCGCTCTACGCCGAGACGCCGGACGACGTGTTCCTGCTCGTGGGCTCCTCGTGGCGCGCGCAGGAGCTCCAGCGGCCCGTCCGGGACCTGTCCTTCCCCGGCTGA
- a CDS encoding winged helix-turn-helix domain-containing protein produces the protein MSGTSAHGGAASSGQHPGDAAPVWSASRARRVVLAAQGLAGPRPAASARRVRSVMDRLGVVQIDSVNVLARAHLMPFHARLDGVDPADVDRLVSARPHRYTEAWAHEASIVPAERRSALVALQSRTWPLAADLPEDELRAARQQVLALLDRHGPLTAREVEARGVDAGAREQGWGWNRSRGKRVLEHLFATGEVVAAGRTASFERRYALPSLLWPEGRGGLTPVPTDPRAAGDPALAAALPLTAVAVRALGVASTAAVADYHRLPVTLTARALGVLRDRGEAAPVRVRLGPGRPVQAWADPRARTPRTAEAVALVNPFDPLVFHRPRVERLFGVRYRIGIYTPAARRDRGYYPLLLLQGERLTAQADLTADRRADPPVLRVRGAWAEDPAAVPGPRGAAPTVEGVAAALAAELRRLACWAGLAGVVVDADAPGDLVAPLRAHRRDDGPG, from the coding sequence GTGAGCGGCACGTCCGCACACGGCGGGGCGGCGTCGTCCGGGCAGCACCCGGGCGACGCCGCCCCCGTGTGGTCCGCCTCGCGCGCCCGCCGCGTGGTGCTCGCCGCCCAGGGGCTGGCCGGACCGCGGCCGGCCGCCTCGGCGCGCCGCGTGCGGTCCGTCATGGACCGCCTGGGCGTCGTGCAGATCGACTCGGTGAACGTCCTGGCGCGCGCCCACCTCATGCCGTTCCACGCCCGGCTCGACGGCGTGGACCCGGCCGACGTCGACCGGCTCGTCTCGGCGCGGCCCCACCGATACACGGAGGCCTGGGCGCACGAGGCGTCGATCGTCCCCGCCGAGCGCAGATCCGCGCTCGTGGCCCTGCAGTCGCGCACGTGGCCGCTGGCCGCGGACCTCCCCGAGGACGAGCTGCGGGCGGCCCGGCAGCAGGTCCTGGCCCTGCTGGACCGCCACGGACCGCTCACGGCCCGGGAGGTCGAGGCCCGGGGCGTGGACGCGGGAGCGCGAGAGCAGGGCTGGGGATGGAACCGGTCCCGCGGCAAGCGCGTGCTGGAGCACCTGTTCGCCACCGGGGAGGTGGTGGCCGCCGGACGCACCGCCTCCTTCGAGCGGCGCTACGCGCTGCCCTCCCTGCTGTGGCCCGAGGGGCGCGGCGGGCTGACGCCGGTCCCGACGGATCCCCGTGCCGCGGGCGACCCCGCGCTGGCGGCGGCGCTCCCGCTGACCGCCGTTGCGGTGCGGGCCCTCGGGGTGGCCTCGACGGCGGCCGTGGCCGACTACCACCGGCTGCCCGTCACGCTCACGGCGCGGGCCCTGGGGGTGCTGCGGGACCGGGGGGAGGCCGCGCCCGTGCGGGTGCGGCTGGGTCCCGGCCGGCCGGTGCAGGCCTGGGCCGACCCGCGGGCGCGCACGCCGCGCACGGCCGAGGCCGTGGCGCTCGTGAACCCGTTCGACCCGCTCGTGTTCCACCGGCCCCGGGTCGAGCGGCTGTTCGGAGTGCGGTACCGGATCGGCATCTACACCCCGGCCGCCCGCCGCGACCGCGGCTACTACCCCCTGCTGCTCCTGCAGGGTGAGCGGCTCACCGCACAGGCCGACCTCACGGCGGACCGCCGCGCGGACCCGCCCGTCCTGCGGGTGCGCGGCGCCTGGGCGGAGGACCCGGCCGCGGTGCCCGGGCCTCGGGGCGCCGCTCCCACGGTGGAGGGGGTGGCCGCCGCGCTGGCGGCTGAGCTGCGGCGCCTGGCGTGCTGGGCCGGGCTGGCCGGCGTCGTGGTGGACGCGGACGCCCCCGGGGACCTCGTGGCACCCCTGCGCGCGCACCGGCGCGACGACGGCCCCGGGTGA
- a CDS encoding LysM peptidoglycan-binding domain-containing protein translates to MSAVTSHPQPRWDRATPPDLVAAALLAVAGPALLTASASLWRSAPATTEDAVLRLLALLAGIAGLALLAWWAVGLLGLALQAAGRRTGRAGWERVGLRLTPGMLQRVGAAVLGAQLIAAPAALADTGPVRTGPVDASWSSTAPADTADRAEADRPPSAAWTPRSPQTPPPGAAPAGRPTAEHPTVTVRSGDCLWDIAARELGPDATPREVDRRWRDWYRENEDTIGPDPHTLLPGTVLTAPVFSPHAAPVTEAAAP, encoded by the coding sequence ATGTCCGCAGTCACGTCGCACCCGCAGCCCCGGTGGGACCGGGCGACGCCGCCCGATCTCGTCGCGGCCGCACTGCTGGCCGTGGCGGGCCCGGCGCTCCTGACCGCGTCCGCGAGCCTGTGGCGGAGTGCTCCCGCCACCACGGAGGACGCCGTGCTGCGACTCCTGGCACTGCTCGCGGGGATCGCCGGGCTGGCCCTCCTGGCCTGGTGGGCCGTGGGCCTGCTGGGACTCGCGCTCCAGGCGGCGGGGCGGCGCACCGGGCGGGCGGGCTGGGAGCGCGTCGGCCTGCGGCTGACCCCGGGCATGCTGCAGCGGGTCGGGGCTGCCGTGCTCGGCGCCCAGCTGATCGCGGCACCGGCGGCCCTCGCCGACACCGGGCCCGTCCGGACCGGCCCCGTCGACGCGTCCTGGAGCTCCACCGCCCCGGCGGACACCGCGGACCGCGCGGAGGCCGACCGCCCGCCCAGCGCGGCGTGGACGCCTCGATCCCCCCAGACCCCGCCCCCCGGCGCGGCCCCGGCCGGCCGCCCCACCGCGGAGCACCCCACCGTGACGGTCCGCTCCGGCGACTGCCTCTGGGACATCGCCGCGCGGGAGCTCGGACCCGACGCCACGCCGCGGGAGGTGGACCGCCGGTGGCGGGACTGGTACCGCGAGAACGAGGACACCATCGGACCGGACCCCCACACGCTCCTGCCGGGCACCGTCCTCACGGCGCCCGTCTTCTCGCCGCATGCCGCGCCCGTCACCGAGGCCGCGGCGCCATGA
- the hpf gene encoding ribosome hibernation-promoting factor, HPF/YfiA family, with amino-acid sequence MTLDVSYIARGLTLTDRFRDHVEERRERIEQLAEGADTLEVKVTKSSHHRHSEETVRVELTVRGAREVVRSEADADDKLAAFDAASARLAERLRRMRDRRKDRRHGKGSPGSRGAAEVAFVPPLPATGEDLEASAQEASGVPASGTPVSIRAKSFPATPMTVDQAVDAMELVGHDFYLFQDAETSTPSVVYRRRGWSYGVLTLDPDLPADHGASAGVAERPYRAEADADA; translated from the coding sequence ATGACTCTGGACGTCAGCTACATCGCCCGAGGCCTCACCCTCACGGACCGCTTCCGTGACCACGTGGAGGAGCGCCGGGAGCGGATCGAACAGCTCGCGGAGGGCGCGGACACCCTCGAGGTCAAGGTCACCAAGTCCTCGCACCACCGCCACTCGGAGGAGACCGTGCGCGTGGAGCTCACCGTGCGCGGCGCCCGCGAGGTGGTGCGCTCCGAGGCGGACGCGGACGACAAGCTCGCGGCGTTCGACGCGGCGTCGGCGCGCCTGGCCGAGCGGCTGCGCCGGATGCGCGACCGCCGCAAGGACCGCCGCCACGGCAAGGGGAGCCCGGGATCGCGCGGCGCTGCCGAGGTGGCCTTCGTCCCGCCGCTGCCGGCCACCGGGGAGGACCTCGAGGCCAGCGCCCAGGAGGCCTCCGGCGTGCCGGCCAGCGGCACCCCCGTGAGCATCCGGGCCAAGTCCTTCCCCGCCACCCCCATGACGGTGGACCAGGCCGTGGACGCCATGGAGCTCGTGGGCCACGACTTCTACCTCTTCCAGGACGCGGAGACGTCCACCCCGTCCGTGGTGTACCGCCGCCGCGGCTGGAGCTACGGCGTCCTCACCCTCGACCCGGACCTGCCGGCGGACCACGGGGCGTCGGCCGGCGTCGCGGAGCGACCGTACCGGGCGGAGGCCGACGCGGATGCATGA
- the mtrB gene encoding MtrAB system histidine kinase MtrB, whose protein sequence is MTAPPDAPAPAETTAPAAPAAAAPPEPWHRRLRRRWTGSLQLRTAVVAGLLSLLASLAVSGLLTHQVAQALFDARHAQIEAEARRGLSLVQDTFASAASTDEQTTDALVSQTMRALEGDTGTTIRRRFHLEPLPGSGATYVGTVSSQGLDPDVIPEDLREAVASGPGVFDASVALPNGGGATRPGLVFATQVVLPSGASYALYLVYDLSDVQQSLDSVLGVLLLFGSGFLVVNALVAWWASRSVVRPVQQAATAAESLSGGNLAVRMPVRGEDEMARLGTSFNRMADNIQEQITQLAQLSRMQQQFVSDVSHELRTPLTTVRMAADVLYGSREDFDPVNRRSTELLYHQVDRFQTMLADLLEITRFDAGAAQLALEDTDLLELARDVVLTAQPLAEQAGVPVYLVPFGAEDGAGHQASVDPRRIERILRNLVNNAIEHAEGAPVDVLVASDPEVVSVAVVDRGLGMTPEQVQRVFDRFWRADPSRKRTTGGSGLGLAIATEDTRLHGGRLEAWGELGVGSVFMVTVPRIRTAEEGGEPAAVRRAALPIPPEYDRADRRLATDLHTPVPVDDQEKPAPRPAPAAGVVDRVREQELG, encoded by the coding sequence GTGACCGCCCCGCCCGACGCCCCTGCGCCGGCGGAGACGACGGCGCCAGCCGCTCCCGCCGCGGCCGCCCCGCCCGAGCCGTGGCACCGCCGGCTCCGCCGACGGTGGACGGGCTCGCTCCAGCTGCGCACCGCCGTCGTCGCGGGGCTGCTGTCGCTCCTGGCGAGCCTCGCGGTCTCCGGCCTGCTCACCCACCAGGTGGCGCAGGCCCTCTTCGACGCCCGCCACGCGCAGATCGAGGCGGAGGCCCGACGCGGCCTCTCGCTCGTGCAGGACACCTTCGCGTCCGCCGCCTCCACCGACGAGCAGACCACGGACGCGCTGGTGAGCCAGACCATGCGCGCCCTCGAGGGCGACACCGGCACCACCATCCGGCGGCGCTTCCACCTCGAGCCGCTGCCCGGCTCCGGCGCCACCTACGTGGGCACGGTCTCCTCCCAGGGCCTCGACCCGGACGTCATCCCCGAGGACCTGCGCGAGGCCGTGGCCTCCGGGCCCGGCGTCTTCGACGCCTCCGTCGCGCTGCCGAACGGGGGCGGCGCCACGCGACCGGGGCTCGTGTTCGCCACGCAGGTGGTGCTCCCGTCGGGCGCCTCGTACGCCCTCTACCTGGTGTACGACCTCTCGGACGTCCAGCAGTCCCTGGACTCGGTGCTCGGCGTGCTGCTGCTGTTCGGCAGCGGCTTCCTGGTGGTCAACGCCCTCGTGGCATGGTGGGCCTCGCGCAGCGTCGTCCGTCCGGTCCAGCAGGCCGCGACGGCGGCCGAGTCGCTCTCCGGGGGCAACCTCGCCGTGCGCATGCCGGTCCGCGGGGAGGACGAGATGGCCCGTCTGGGCACCTCGTTCAACCGGATGGCGGACAACATCCAGGAGCAGATCACCCAGCTGGCGCAGCTGTCCCGGATGCAGCAGCAGTTCGTGTCGGACGTCTCCCACGAGCTGCGCACGCCGTTGACCACGGTGCGCATGGCCGCCGACGTCCTCTACGGCTCGCGTGAGGACTTCGACCCGGTGAACCGCCGCTCCACCGAGCTCCTCTACCACCAGGTGGACCGCTTCCAGACGATGCTCGCGGACCTGCTGGAGATCACCCGGTTCGACGCCGGCGCCGCGCAGCTCGCCCTCGAGGACACGGACCTGCTCGAGCTCGCCCGGGACGTGGTCCTCACCGCCCAGCCCCTGGCCGAGCAGGCCGGCGTGCCGGTCTACCTCGTGCCGTTCGGCGCCGAGGACGGTGCGGGGCACCAGGCCAGCGTCGACCCGCGGCGGATCGAGCGCATCCTGCGCAACCTCGTGAACAACGCGATCGAGCACGCGGAGGGGGCGCCCGTCGACGTCCTCGTGGCCTCCGATCCCGAGGTGGTGTCCGTGGCGGTGGTGGATCGGGGCCTCGGCATGACTCCCGAGCAGGTCCAGCGCGTGTTCGACCGGTTCTGGCGCGCCGACCCCTCCCGGAAGCGGACCACGGGCGGCTCGGGACTGGGCCTGGCCATTGCCACGGAGGACACCCGGCTCCACGGCGGCCGCCTCGAGGCCTGGGGCGAGCTCGGTGTGGGCTCGGTGTTCATGGTCACGGTGCCCCGCATCCGGACCGCGGAGGAGGGCGGCGAGCCGGCGGCCGTGCGGCGCGCCGCGCTGCCCATCCCGCCGGAGTACGACCGCGCCGACCGCCGGCTGGCCACCGACCTGCACACCCCGGTGCCCGTGGACGACCAGGAGAAGCCGGCTCCTCGGCCGGCCCCCGCGGCGGGCGTCGTCGACCGCGTGCGTGAACAGGAGCTCGGATGA
- the secA gene encoding preprotein translocase subunit SecA, producing MPSIIDRVLKISDNRVLNRMRGTVDAVNLLEEDFRALSDAELRAETDTLRARAADGESLDLLLPEAFAAVREAAGRTLGQRHYDVQLLGGIALHRGNIAEMKTGEGKTLVATAPAYLNALTGKGVHVVTTNDFLASYQADLMGRVYRFLGMETGVIVSGQDPATRRAQYAADITYGTNNEFGFDFLRDNMAWSLEELVQRGHHYAIVDEVDSILIDEARTPLIISGPAQGATSRWYSEFARLARKLDKGTDYEVDEKKRTVGVLEPGIEKVEDHLGIANLYEAQNTTLIQYLNNAVKAKELFQRDKDYVVLEGEVQIVDEHTGRVLKGRRYNEGLHQAIEAKEGVEVKPENQTLATVTLQNYFRGYEKLSGMTGTAETEAAEFTSTYGLGVVVIPPNKEKRRVDRNDLVYKNEKVKFDAVVADIQERHAAGQPVLVGTTSVEKSEYLSTLLSKAGIRHEVLNAKNHAREAAIVAQAGRSGAVTVATNMAGRGTDIMLGGNAEFSAVARMAELGLDAAEDPEAYEARWPEVLAQAEAAVIDDRERVREAGGLYVLGTERHDSRRIDNQLRGRSGRQGDPGESRFYLSLTDDLMRNFNPGAAQRIMNSASIPDDMALEFKMVSSAIQNAQSQVEGRNAEQRKNVLKYDDVMNRQREAIYADRRSILEGENLGEKVRGFVAEAVGAVVDAHTEEGGPTDWDLDQLWADLGDIYPVGITPEDVVAEAGGRGRLKAADLRRELVSDALLAYDDREEQVGAENLREAERRVVLSVVGRKWQEHLYEMDYLKEGIGLRAMAQREPLVEYQREGYTMFQAMLAAIREESVRILFRAQIAAAPAPTQLPGVKDARAATMAPQISIEGVETPRQPAQLRLIGPSEDGDAVEAKAVTGDGRTVDAGTNRASRRRQARQERRQD from the coding sequence GTGCCTTCGATCATCGACCGCGTCCTGAAGATCTCGGACAACCGCGTCCTGAACCGCATGCGGGGCACGGTGGACGCCGTGAACCTCCTCGAGGAGGACTTCCGCGCGCTCTCCGACGCCGAGCTGCGCGCGGAGACGGACACGCTCCGAGCCCGGGCAGCCGACGGGGAGTCGCTGGACCTGCTGCTGCCCGAAGCGTTCGCGGCGGTCCGCGAGGCGGCCGGCCGCACCCTCGGCCAGCGGCACTACGACGTGCAGCTGCTCGGCGGGATCGCCCTGCACCGGGGCAACATCGCGGAGATGAAGACCGGTGAGGGCAAGACGCTGGTGGCCACCGCGCCGGCCTATCTCAACGCGCTGACCGGCAAGGGCGTCCACGTGGTCACCACGAACGACTTCCTGGCCTCCTACCAGGCCGACCTCATGGGGCGCGTGTACCGGTTCCTGGGGATGGAGACCGGCGTGATCGTCTCGGGTCAGGACCCAGCCACGCGCCGTGCCCAGTACGCCGCGGACATCACCTACGGGACCAACAACGAGTTCGGCTTCGACTTCCTCCGGGACAACATGGCCTGGTCCCTCGAGGAGCTCGTCCAGCGCGGCCACCACTACGCGATCGTGGACGAGGTGGACTCGATCCTCATCGACGAGGCGCGGACCCCGCTGATCATCTCGGGGCCCGCGCAGGGAGCCACGAGCCGCTGGTACAGCGAGTTCGCCCGCCTCGCGCGGAAGCTGGACAAGGGCACCGACTACGAGGTGGACGAGAAGAAGCGCACCGTGGGCGTGCTCGAGCCCGGGATCGAGAAGGTCGAGGACCACCTGGGCATCGCGAACCTGTACGAGGCGCAGAACACCACCCTCATCCAGTACCTGAACAACGCGGTGAAGGCCAAGGAGCTGTTCCAGCGGGACAAGGACTACGTGGTCCTCGAGGGCGAGGTGCAGATCGTCGACGAGCACACCGGCCGCGTCCTGAAGGGCCGGCGCTACAACGAGGGGCTGCACCAGGCCATCGAGGCCAAGGAGGGCGTCGAGGTCAAGCCGGAGAACCAGACCCTGGCCACCGTCACCCTGCAGAACTACTTCCGCGGCTACGAGAAGCTCTCCGGCATGACCGGCACCGCCGAGACCGAGGCGGCGGAGTTCACGTCCACCTACGGCCTCGGCGTGGTCGTGATCCCGCCGAACAAGGAGAAGCGCCGCGTCGACCGCAACGACCTCGTCTACAAGAACGAGAAGGTCAAGTTCGACGCCGTGGTCGCGGACATCCAGGAGCGGCACGCCGCGGGCCAGCCCGTCCTGGTGGGCACCACGTCCGTGGAGAAGTCCGAGTACCTCTCCACCCTGCTGTCCAAGGCCGGCATCCGCCACGAGGTCCTCAACGCCAAGAACCACGCGCGCGAGGCCGCGATCGTGGCGCAGGCGGGCCGGTCGGGCGCCGTCACCGTGGCCACGAACATGGCCGGCCGCGGCACGGACATCATGCTCGGCGGCAACGCCGAGTTCTCCGCCGTCGCCCGCATGGCCGAGCTGGGCCTGGACGCGGCGGAGGACCCGGAGGCCTACGAGGCCCGCTGGCCCGAGGTGCTGGCCCAGGCCGAGGCGGCCGTGATCGACGACCGGGAGCGGGTGCGCGAGGCGGGTGGCCTCTACGTGCTGGGCACCGAGCGCCACGACTCCCGGCGCATCGACAACCAGCTGCGCGGCCGCTCCGGGCGCCAGGGCGATCCCGGCGAGTCCCGCTTCTACCTGTCCCTCACGGACGACCTGATGCGCAACTTCAACCCCGGCGCGGCCCAGCGGATCATGAACTCCGCCTCGATCCCGGACGACATGGCCCTCGAGTTCAAGATGGTCTCCTCGGCCATCCAGAATGCCCAGTCGCAGGTGGAGGGGCGCAACGCGGAGCAGCGCAAGAACGTCCTGAAGTACGACGACGTCATGAACCGTCAGCGCGAGGCCATCTACGCGGACCGCCGCTCGATCCTCGAGGGGGAGAACCTCGGGGAGAAGGTGCGCGGGTTCGTGGCGGAGGCCGTGGGCGCCGTCGTGGACGCCCACACGGAGGAGGGCGGACCCACCGACTGGGACCTCGACCAGCTGTGGGCCGATCTGGGGGACATCTACCCCGTGGGCATCACCCCGGAGGACGTGGTGGCGGAGGCCGGGGGGCGGGGGCGTCTGAAGGCCGCGGACCTGCGCCGCGAGCTCGTGTCCGACGCGCTGCTGGCCTATGACGACCGCGAGGAGCAGGTCGGGGCGGAGAACCTCCGCGAGGCCGAGCGTCGCGTGGTGCTGTCCGTGGTGGGCCGGAAGTGGCAGGAGCACCTCTACGAGATGGACTACCTCAAGGAGGGCATCGGCCTGCGGGCGATGGCCCAGCGCGAGCCGCTCGTGGAGTACCAGCGCGAGGGCTACACGATGTTCCAGGCCATGCTCGCGGCGATCCGCGAGGAGTCCGTGCGCATCCTGTTCCGCGCTCAGATCGCCGCCGCTCCGGCGCCCACGCAGCTGCCGGGCGTGAAGGACGCGCGGGCGGCCACGATGGCTCCCCAGATCTCGATCGAGGGCGTGGAGACTCCGCGCCAGCCCGCGCAGTTGCGCCTGATCGGCCCGTCCGAGGACGGGGATGCGGTGGAGGCGAAAGCCGTCACCGGTGACGGGCGCACGGTCGACGCGGGGACCAACCGGGCCTCGCGACGCCGCCAGGCCCGGCAGGAGCGCCGCCAGGACTGA
- a CDS encoding Rv3235 family protein — protein MTALATAPARPHARPAARPSEGSALLHGTARRTATLPRAADLLRRVDREQDREELRRVRSLAAVVAVAVVETEAGRRPLRDLAGWLDPEAFEKMSRRVDLLDRTGARPSLSTAPRPAGARVCEVAPGRIEASATVVVGGRARALALRIERRLSRWKVTAVEVG, from the coding sequence ATGACCGCTCTCGCCACCGCCCCCGCCCGTCCGCATGCCCGCCCGGCAGCCCGCCCCTCCGAGGGATCTGCGCTCCTGCACGGCACGGCCCGACGCACGGCCACCCTGCCGCGCGCCGCGGACCTGCTGCGTCGCGTCGACCGTGAACAGGACCGGGAGGAGCTGCGCCGAGTGCGCTCGCTCGCGGCCGTCGTCGCGGTGGCGGTCGTGGAGACGGAGGCGGGCCGCCGCCCGCTCCGCGATCTGGCCGGGTGGCTCGATCCGGAGGCCTTCGAGAAGATGAGCCGCCGGGTGGACCTGCTCGACCGCACCGGCGCCCGCCCGTCCCTCAGCACCGCTCCTCGGCCGGCCGGGGCACGGGTCTGCGAGGTGGCCCCCGGGCGCATCGAGGCCAGCGCCACCGTGGTCGTCGGCGGACGGGCCAGGGCGCTGGCGCTGCGCATCGAGCGGCGCCTGAGCCGCTGGAAGGTGACGGCCGTCGAGGTCGGCTGA
- a CDS encoding helix-turn-helix domain-containing protein, whose translation MQRFLTLTDVAEVLNVSVSQARALVRTGDLQAIQVGGRGQWRIEESWLDEFVERQRAVTRERVEQWTREDAGADR comes from the coding sequence GTGCAGCGCTTTCTGACCCTGACCGACGTCGCCGAGGTCCTGAACGTGTCCGTGAGCCAGGCCCGGGCCCTGGTGCGCACCGGGGACCTGCAGGCCATCCAGGTCGGCGGGCGGGGCCAGTGGCGGATCGAGGAGTCCTGGCTGGACGAGTTCGTGGAGCGTCAGCGCGCCGTCACGCGTGAGCGCGTGGAGCAGTGGACCCGGGAGGACGCCGGCGCCGACCGGTGA